A genomic region of Paramormyrops kingsleyae isolate MSU_618 chromosome 19, PKINGS_0.4, whole genome shotgun sequence contains the following coding sequences:
- the sox7 gene encoding transcription factor SOX-7 — MAALISTYSSWPESFERSPRDTELPDGHCAHRGAADKGSEPRIRRPMNAFMVWAKDERKRLAVQNPDLHNAELSKMLGKSWKALTPPQKRPYVEEAERLRVQHMQDYPNYKYRPRRKKQLKRICKRVDPGFLLNSLGPDQNVLPDARARCRALDKDEEPGYSPGLPAIRTFREAAGSGSGFDSYPYGLPTPPEMSPLDAMDHEHSSFYSSPGSSASCPDERRPSPPHMSGALPYHPDFCHGSLHCSGPHPSHMAMPASGTSLISSAPLSYYGSSFPPIQHGLHSHLGQLSPPPEHGNLETLEQLSQAELLEEVDRNEFDQYLNSTGHPEAGSMTITGHIQVAPVSTPHPSSASETSLISVLADATAAYYNNYGIS; from the exons ATGGCAGCTTTGATAAGCACCTACTCTTCGTGGCCGGAGAGCTTCGAGCGCTCCCCGCGAGATACGGAGCTGCCCGACGGACACTGCGCGCACAGAGGCGCCGCCGACAAGGGCTCGGAGCCCCGCATCAGGAGACCCATGAACGCCTTTATGGTGTGGGCGAAGGATGAACGAAAGCGACTGGCGGTCCAGAATCCAGACCTTCATAACGCGGAGCTGAGCAAAATGTTAG GTAAGTCGTGGAAGGCGCTGACGCCCCCCCAGAAGCGGCCGTACGTGGAGGAGGCTGAGCGTCTGCGCGTGCAGCACATGCAGGATTACCCCAACTACAAGTACCGGCCGCGCCGCAAGAAACAGCTGAAGCGCATATGCAAGCGCGTCGACCCCGGCTTCCTGCTCAACAGCCTGGGGCCCGACCAGAACGTGCTGCCCGATGCCCGTGCCCGCTGCCGCGCCCTGGACAAGGACGAGGAGCCCGGCTACTCGCCCGGTCTTCCCGCTATCCGCACCTTCCGGGAGGCGGCCGGCTCCGGCTCCGGTTTTGACTCCTACCCCTACGGGTTGCCGACACCCCCGGAGATGTCCCCGCTGGACGCCATGGACCATGAGCACTCCTCCTTCTACTCCTCCCCCGGCTCCTCGGCCTCCTGCCCCGACGAGCGCCGCCCCAGTCCTCCCCACATGAGCGGCGCGCTGCCGTACCACCCCGACTTCTGCCACGGGTCCCTTCACTGCAGCGGACCACACCCCAGTCACATGGCCATGCCGGCGAGCGGCACCTCGCTGATATCCAGTGCCCCCCTGTCCTATTACGGCTCCTCGTTTCCTCCCATCCAGCATGGACTCCACAGTCACCTGGGCCAGCTTTCCCCCCCTCCGGAGCATGGCAACCTGGAGACGTTGGAGCAACTCAGCCAGGCGGAGCTCCTGGAGGAGGTGGACAGGAACGAGTTCGACCAGTATCTGAACTCCACCGGACACCCGGAAGCAGGCAGCATGACCATCACGGGGCACATCCAGGTTGCCCCGGTCTCCACGCCCCACCCTAGCAGCGCTTCCGAAACAAGCCTCATCTCCGTGTTGGCAGATGCCACCGCCGCCTACTACAATAACTATGGCATCTCTTAA